The Sphingobium aromaticiconvertens genome has a segment encoding these proteins:
- a CDS encoding trimeric intracellular cation channel family protein, with translation MTFPTPAIIPHIGMVLEVLTIVGTFVFAASGALAAARLQQTIVTFCFFALVTGVGGGTVRDLLIGAPVFWVVDPVPAITCVGAAIIVWLTPRRLWSDHALDWLDAIGLAAFAVFGAAKAMTFGINPFVAGMMGVVTGCVGGIMRDLLAGEPSILLRPELYVTAAAVAAGLFVLLYSAGMPLPVAAVLAAITGFVLRAIAIARGLGLPGYSGHGTRRDER, from the coding sequence ATGACATTTCCAACGCCCGCAATCATTCCGCACATTGGTATGGTGCTTGAGGTACTGACGATCGTCGGAACCTTTGTTTTCGCCGCGTCGGGTGCGCTGGCCGCCGCGCGGTTGCAACAGACGATCGTCACCTTCTGCTTCTTTGCACTGGTAACGGGGGTTGGCGGGGGCACGGTGCGCGACCTGCTGATCGGGGCGCCGGTTTTCTGGGTGGTGGACCCGGTGCCTGCGATTACCTGTGTCGGCGCGGCGATCATCGTCTGGCTAACACCGCGCCGCCTGTGGAGCGACCATGCGCTTGACTGGCTGGATGCCATAGGTCTTGCAGCGTTCGCGGTGTTCGGCGCGGCCAAGGCGATGACCTTCGGGATCAACCCGTTCGTCGCGGGGATGATGGGCGTGGTGACGGGCTGTGTCGGCGGCATCATGCGTGACCTGCTGGCCGGAGAGCCATCAATCCTGTTGCGCCCCGAACTTTATGTGACAGCGGCGGCGGTGGCGGCGGGGCTGTTCGTGCTGCTATATTCTGCGGGTATGCCCTTGCCGGTCGCGGCGGTGTTGGCAGCGATCACGGGTTTCGTCTTGCGCGCGATCGCTATTGCGCGCGGTCTTGGTCTGCCGGGCTATTCCGGGCATGGGACGCGGCGCGACGAGCGCTAG
- the sppA gene encoding signal peptide peptidase SppA codes for MAFVKGIWRILVAIKDGLVLLFLLLFFGLLYAALSFSPRPVAAISSGALLLDLDGTIVEQPAEVDPLSLLSSQGEQTREYRLSDLITALDAARTDSKVKAVVLNLDGFMGGGQVALARVGKALDGVRAAKKPVLAFSTIYTDDSYQLAAHASEIWGDSLGGVAIVGPGGSRLYYKGLIDKLGVNTHVYRVGTYKSFVEPYIRTEQSPEAKQADVALTSALWESWQQDVAKARPKAKLAPYIGDIAAAVRATDGNLAKAAQSAGLLDRLGDEAQFGERVAEIAGQPAQDKDGDFATIDLAAYVKARRPANDGQIGVLTIAGDIVDGEAGPGTAAGDTISDLLYTALAEKKLKALVVRVDSPGGSVMASEKIRSAILSAKADGLPIVVSMGNVAASGGYWVSTPANVIFAEPDTITGSIGVFGILPSFEGTLAKIGVTTDGVTTTPLSGQPDIIGGTTPQFDAVMQMGVEDIYRRFVGIVAQSRKKSPQQIDTIAQGRVWDGGNARQNGLIDRFGGLDEAIAEAAKLAKLDPAKARPYIIEKAPDKITAFIQNLMEGDQKQASMPRDLLARQSLLQRQWALQAVADARAMVMGGGIRADCLECRGVGGPRATPARPVGGMDDRGLLALLATVWR; via the coding sequence GTGGCATTTGTGAAGGGCATCTGGCGGATATTGGTCGCCATCAAGGACGGGCTGGTCCTTCTCTTCCTGCTGCTCTTCTTCGGCCTGCTCTATGCTGCCCTGTCCTTCAGTCCCCGTCCGGTCGCCGCCATTTCCAGCGGCGCGCTGTTGCTCGACCTAGACGGCACGATCGTCGAACAGCCTGCCGAGGTCGATCCCCTCTCGCTCCTGTCTTCACAAGGGGAGCAGACGCGCGAATATCGGCTCAGTGACCTCATCACGGCACTTGATGCCGCCCGGACCGATTCCAAGGTCAAGGCCGTAGTGCTGAACCTCGACGGCTTCATGGGCGGTGGGCAGGTTGCACTGGCTCGGGTAGGCAAGGCGCTCGACGGCGTGCGCGCCGCGAAAAAGCCCGTACTTGCCTTCTCCACCATCTATACCGATGACAGCTATCAACTGGCGGCCCATGCCAGTGAAATCTGGGGCGATTCCCTTGGCGGCGTCGCTATCGTCGGGCCGGGTGGATCGCGCCTCTATTATAAGGGGCTGATCGACAAGCTGGGCGTCAATACCCATGTCTACCGTGTCGGCACCTATAAGAGTTTCGTCGAACCCTATATCCGCACCGAACAGTCCCCCGAAGCAAAGCAGGCTGATGTCGCGCTGACCAGCGCCCTGTGGGAAAGCTGGCAGCAGGATGTAGCCAAAGCGCGGCCCAAGGCAAAGCTGGCCCCCTATATCGGCGACATCGCCGCCGCCGTCCGTGCGACCGATGGCAATCTCGCCAAGGCCGCACAGTCCGCAGGCCTGCTCGACCGGCTGGGTGACGAGGCCCAGTTTGGCGAGCGTGTGGCGGAAATCGCCGGCCAGCCCGCGCAGGACAAGGATGGCGACTTCGCCACCATCGACCTTGCCGCCTATGTAAAGGCGCGACGTCCCGCCAATGACGGCCAGATCGGCGTGCTGACGATCGCGGGCGACATTGTCGATGGAGAGGCTGGCCCCGGTACGGCGGCGGGCGACACTATTTCCGACCTGCTCTACACCGCGCTTGCCGAAAAGAAACTCAAGGCGCTGGTCGTGCGCGTAGATTCCCCCGGTGGTTCGGTCATGGCGTCGGAAAAGATCCGCAGCGCCATCCTGTCCGCCAAGGCGGACGGCCTGCCGATCGTCGTCTCCATGGGCAATGTCGCGGCCAGCGGCGGCTATTGGGTTTCCACCCCCGCCAACGTCATCTTTGCGGAGCCGGACACGATTACCGGTTCCATCGGTGTCTTCGGCATCCTTCCCAGTTTCGAAGGGACGCTGGCAAAGATCGGCGTCACGACCGATGGTGTCACCACCACGCCGCTATCGGGCCAGCCCGACATCATCGGCGGCACCACGCCGCAATTCGACGCGGTGATGCAGATGGGGGTCGAGGATATTTACCGCCGCTTCGTCGGCATCGTTGCCCAATCACGTAAAAAGTCACCGCAGCAGATCGACACGATCGCGCAGGGCCGCGTCTGGGATGGCGGCAACGCGCGTCAGAATGGACTGATCGACCGTTTCGGCGGGCTGGACGAGGCAATCGCCGAAGCGGCGAAGCTGGCGAAACTCGACCCCGCAAAGGCCCGCCCCTACATAATCGAGAAGGCGCCGGACAAGATCACTGCCTTCATCCAAAACTTGATGGAAGGCGACCAGAAGCAGGCATCCATGCCGCGCGATCTCCTCGCCCGCCAATCCCTGCTCCAGCGCCAATGGGCACTTCAGGCCGTGGCCGATGCGCGCGCCATGGTCATGGGCGGCGGCATCCGCGCCGACTGCCTGGAATGTCGCGGTGTAGGTGGCCCGCGCGCAACCCCTGCCCGGCCGGTCGGTGGTATGGACGACCGGGGATTGCTCGCTTTGCTGGCGACCGTCTGGCGCTAG
- the gpmA gene encoding 2,3-diphosphoglycerate-dependent phosphoglycerate mutase has translation MPTLVLIRHGQSSWNLENRFTGWWDVDVTEKGAEEARAAGRLMKEKGLDFDSCFTSVQTRAIKTLNLALEEMGRLWLPVEKDWHLNERHYGGLTGLNKAETAARHGDAQVKIWRRSFDIPPPVLEAGSAFDLSADRRYAGIPIPSTESLKDTIARVLPYWESRIVPELKAGKRVLISAHGNSLRALVKHLSNIPDDEITELEIPTGQPIVYDLADDLTALDRYYLSER, from the coding sequence ATGCCCACGCTCGTCCTCATCCGTCACGGCCAGTCCAGCTGGAATCTGGAAAATCGCTTTACCGGCTGGTGGGATGTGGATGTGACCGAAAAGGGCGCGGAAGAAGCGCGTGCGGCAGGACGGCTGATGAAAGAGAAGGGGCTGGATTTCGATAGCTGCTTCACCAGCGTCCAGACCCGCGCGATCAAGACGCTCAATCTGGCGCTGGAGGAAATGGGGCGGCTGTGGCTGCCGGTCGAAAAGGACTGGCACCTCAATGAGCGGCATTATGGCGGCCTGACAGGTCTCAACAAGGCAGAGACAGCGGCCAGGCATGGCGACGCTCAAGTCAAGATATGGCGTCGCAGCTTCGACATTCCGCCGCCGGTGCTGGAAGCGGGCAGCGCGTTTGATCTGTCGGCCGATCGCCGCTATGCGGGCATCCCGATCCCGTCGACCGAATCGCTGAAGGACACGATTGCGCGCGTGCTGCCCTATTGGGAAAGCCGGATCGTGCCGGAACTGAAGGCAGGCAAGCGCGTGCTGATCTCTGCCCATGGCAATTCGCTGCGTGCGCTGGTCAAGCATCTGTCGAACATTCCCGACGACGAGATCACCGAACTGGAGATCCCGACCGGGCAGCCGATCGTTTATGATCTGGCCGACGATCTGACCGCGCTGGATCGCTATTATCTGTCGGAGCGGTAG
- the purE gene encoding 5-(carboxyamino)imidazole ribonucleotide mutase, whose product MSEGIAVGIIMGSRSDWETMRHASETLDALGVPHECKVVSAHRTPQRLYDYATGAVGRGLKAIIAGAGGAAHLPGMAASMTRLPVLGVPVESKALSGMDSLLSIVQMPAGIPVGTLAIGRAGAVNAALLAAAMLATSDDALAERLDAWRAKQTQDVAETPE is encoded by the coding sequence ATGAGCGAAGGCATCGCGGTCGGCATCATCATGGGCAGCCGGTCTGACTGGGAAACGATGCGCCATGCGTCGGAAACGCTGGACGCGCTGGGCGTTCCCCATGAGTGCAAGGTCGTGTCCGCGCATCGCACGCCGCAGCGGCTTTATGATTATGCGACCGGCGCGGTCGGTCGTGGGTTGAAGGCGATTATCGCGGGAGCGGGCGGCGCCGCGCATCTGCCGGGCATGGCCGCGTCGATGACGCGCCTGCCGGTGCTGGGCGTACCGGTGGAATCGAAGGCGTTGAGCGGCATGGATTCGCTGCTGTCCATCGTGCAGATGCCCGCTGGCATCCCGGTGGGCACGCTGGCGATTGGCCGGGCGGGTGCGGTGAATGCGGCGCTGCTGGCGGCGGCGATGCTAGCGACTAGCGATGACGCACTGGCCGAGCGGCTGGACGCCTGGCGGGCGAAGCAGACGCAGGACGTGGCCGAAACGCCGGAGTGA
- a CDS encoding 5-(carboxyamino)imidazole ribonucleotide synthase, translating into MTSIAPGATIGILGGGQLGRMLAVAAAQLGYRTHIYAPEVSGPAADVSPLWTRGAYDDAAALAAFATSVDVVTYEFENVDPAAVEVLAGHGLVRPNARALSIAQDRLAEKRFVCDLGGMTAPFAPVESLDDLEAAVETIGSRAILKTNRMGYDGKGQARLSEPGDAVGAWNAIGRQSAILEGFVTFAEEFSVILVRGTDGDVRFWDSAANVHVDGILSTSIVPAGALIEGQITAARAMARKIADALDYVGVLTCEFFANAEGPVFNEMAPRVHNSGHWTIEGALTSQFENHVRAICGLPLGDTGLAARRVEMRNLIGEQVNEWLAILSDPANHLHLYGKAEARPGRKMGHVTRLIL; encoded by the coding sequence ATGACCAGTATCGCGCCCGGCGCCACTATCGGCATATTAGGCGGCGGCCAGCTTGGCCGCATGCTCGCGGTCGCGGCCGCGCAGTTGGGCTATCGCACCCATATCTATGCGCCCGAGGTTAGCGGGCCTGCCGCTGATGTTTCACCGCTCTGGACTCGGGGCGCCTATGATGACGCCGCTGCGCTCGCGGCCTTCGCGACAAGCGTGGATGTCGTCACTTACGAATTTGAGAATGTCGATCCGGCAGCGGTCGAGGTGCTGGCCGGGCATGGGCTGGTTCGCCCGAATGCTCGCGCGCTGAGCATTGCGCAGGACCGGCTGGCGGAAAAGCGCTTCGTTTGTGATCTGGGCGGCATGACCGCGCCGTTCGCGCCGGTCGAGAGTCTGGATGATCTGGAGGCGGCGGTCGAAACGATCGGCAGCCGCGCGATCCTGAAGACCAACCGCATGGGCTATGATGGCAAGGGGCAGGCGCGCCTGTCGGAGCCGGGCGATGCCGTGGGGGCGTGGAACGCGATCGGGCGGCAATCGGCGATCCTTGAGGGGTTCGTAACCTTCGCCGAGGAGTTTTCCGTCATTCTGGTGCGCGGGACGGATGGCGATGTGCGCTTCTGGGATTCGGCGGCGAACGTCCATGTCGATGGCATATTGTCGACCTCCATCGTGCCTGCGGGCGCATTGATCGAGGGACAGATAACGGCGGCGCGGGCGATGGCGCGCAAGATCGCTGATGCCCTCGATTATGTGGGCGTGCTGACCTGCGAATTTTTTGCCAATGCCGAAGGGCCGGTCTTCAACGAGATGGCGCCGCGCGTGCATAATAGCGGCCACTGGACTATTGAGGGCGCGCTCACCAGCCAGTTCGAAAATCACGTCCGCGCCATTTGCGGCCTGCCGCTGGGCGACACCGGGCTGGCCGCGCGACGGGTGGAAATGCGCAACCTGATCGGTGAACAGGTGAATGAGTGGCTAGCGATACTGTCCGACCCGGCGAACCACCTGCACCTCTATGGCAAGGCCGAGGCGCGGCCGGGGCGCAAGATGGGGCATGTGACGCGGTTGATCCTGTGA
- a CDS encoding dihydrofolate reductase, translating into MSDARPEIVLILARADNGVIGRDGALPWRLSADLKRFKALTLGLPMVMGRKTFESLPGLLPGRRHIVLTRDRDWSAAGAEVVHDVDAAIACAAAPVVAVIGGAEIYRLFLPIADRIELTEVHIAAEGDASIGYPDPGAWREVAREAHAAAGDAPAHDFVTFQRVST; encoded by the coding sequence GTGAGCGACGCTCGCCCGGAAATCGTGCTGATTCTGGCGCGGGCCGACAATGGCGTGATCGGTCGTGATGGCGCGTTGCCCTGGCGGCTGTCCGCCGACCTCAAGCGGTTCAAGGCGTTGACACTGGGCCTGCCGATGGTGATGGGGCGCAAGACGTTTGAGAGCCTGCCGGGGCTGCTGCCCGGTCGCCGCCATATCGTACTGACGCGCGATCGGGATTGGTCTGCGGCGGGGGCGGAGGTTGTGCATGATGTCGATGCGGCGATCGCCTGCGCCGCCGCGCCGGTGGTGGCCGTGATTGGCGGCGCGGAAATTTATCGGCTGTTCCTGCCGATCGCCGACCGTATCGAATTGACCGAGGTGCATATCGCGGCGGAGGGGGATGCCAGCATCGGCTATCCCGATCCCGGTGCATGGCGAGAGGTCGCTCGCGAGGCGCATGCGGCGGCGGGCGACGCCCCCGCCCATGATTTCGTGACATTCCAGAGAGTCTCGACATGA
- a CDS encoding bifunctional riboflavin kinase/FAD synthetase — protein MERLESNAPTPAHLRGAIVALGNFDGFHRGHQAVVRRAIECARAEGRPAIIATFDPHPVRLFRPDTPPFRLTTLDQREALFARAGADAMLVFHFTAQMAAMSAEQFAAFLVDHIGAAHVVTGQDFTFGKGKSGSVATLTELGRALGMVAEAVPAVADAGGEIISSSRIREALVAGDCATATRLLTRPFAIQGRVQHGDKLGRTIGYPTANIDMGNYLRPAYGIYAVRGLLPDGRVLDGAANLGIRPTFDPPKELLEPHFFDFSESLYDQIIEVQLIERLRGEAKFDSLDALIAQMDADCARARQILAGTPYVA, from the coding sequence ATGGAGCGACTGGAGAGCAACGCCCCGACGCCCGCACACCTGCGCGGTGCGATCGTGGCGCTCGGCAATTTCGATGGGTTTCACCGGGGGCACCAGGCGGTGGTTCGCCGAGCGATCGAGTGCGCGCGAGCCGAGGGGCGCCCTGCGATCATCGCGACCTTTGATCCGCATCCGGTGCGGCTGTTCCGACCTGACACGCCGCCCTTTCGGTTGACGACGCTGGACCAGCGCGAGGCGTTGTTCGCGCGCGCCGGGGCGGACGCCATGCTGGTCTTTCACTTCACGGCGCAGATGGCGGCGATGAGTGCGGAGCAGTTCGCTGCCTTTCTGGTCGATCATATTGGGGCTGCCCATGTCGTTACGGGACAGGATTTCACCTTTGGCAAGGGGAAGAGCGGGTCGGTCGCGACCCTGACCGAATTGGGTCGCGCGCTCGGAATGGTCGCTGAGGCTGTGCCCGCCGTCGCGGATGCCGGGGGTGAGATCATCTCCTCCAGCCGCATCCGCGAGGCGCTGGTCGCGGGCGATTGCGCGACCGCGACGCGCTTGTTGACGCGGCCCTTCGCGATTCAGGGGCGGGTGCAGCATGGCGACAAGCTGGGACGGACGATCGGCTACCCCACCGCCAATATCGACATGGGCAATTATCTGCGGCCCGCTTACGGCATCTATGCGGTGCGGGGGCTGCTGCCAGACGGGCGAGTGCTGGACGGGGCGGCGAATCTGGGCATCCGGCCGACCTTCGACCCACCCAAGGAATTGCTGGAACCGCATTTTTTCGACTTTTCCGAAAGCCTGTACGATCAAATAATCGAGGTGCAGTTGATCGAGCGGCTGCGGGGCGAGGCAAAGTTCGACAGCCTTGACGCGCTGATCGCGCAGATGGACGCCGATTGCGCCCGTGCGCGGCAAATCCTTGCGGGAACGCCTTACGTCGCGTAG
- the ileS gene encoding isoleucine--tRNA ligase: protein MTDQPDYKATVFLPVTDFPMKAGLAQKEPAIAARWAAMDLYGKLRERRAGRERFILHDGPPYANGDIHMGHAMNKVLKDIIVRSQSLLGKDAPYVPGWDCHGLPIEWKIEEEYRKKKLNKDEVPPQEFRAQCRAYADKWVDVQKEQFKRLGVMGDWADPYLTMKFDAEATIVGELLKFAESGQLYRGAKPVMWSPVEKTALAEAEVEYEDVVSTQIDLAFEIMKAPNAPELVGAHAVIWTTTPWTIPVNQAIAYGEGVEYELVKWVDSNNQTVAGPFLIAVDLVDPFLARVGHNSISRFIGDELPSGALLNLSGKRIVGSQLAGAIARHPMHKLGGFFAKPRPFLAADHVTTDAGTGLVHMSPDHGEEDFIVCKKLGIDPVFAVDDGGFYRNDWEWLPGQGSVINTKFNGPDGPICTDLREAGALLSSGEFKHSYPHSWRSKARIIYRCTPQWFIPMDKPQGDGSFVDVDGGVLPTPIIASNGPTLREVALDAIEQTRWVPERSTNRIRSMVEGRPDWVISRQRAWGVPIALYVHRKSGQYLVDPLVNDRIVAAFKAGGADAWFGADHQALLGSDYDLNDYEVVNDILDVWFDSGSTHSFVVEARYGPDARADLYIEGSDQHRGWFQSSLLESCGTRGQAPFGAVLTHGFALDGNGRKMSKSLGNVVDPLKIMGESGADILRVWVASTDYFDDVRIGKEVLAGSSDAYRKLRNSFRYMLGALSDYDESEAVSYDDMPELERYMLHRLAELDAELRAVVDKAAGSDNWLEFSRYTRALFDFANSDLSAFFFDIRKDRLYCDAKSDPKRRAYRTVLDTLFHALVRYAAPIIPFTAEEVWQSRFPSDEDSVHFLEWPDVDHHWINRHLDDKWTALRSQREQVNEAIEPLRREKIVRSSLEADVTMGELLPVGDVDFAEVAIVARVTMGVGDGIIVEPSDWHKCGRCWRLLPEVTQDGALCDRCDDVLKD from the coding sequence ATGACCGATCAGCCAGACTATAAAGCCACCGTATTCCTCCCCGTCACCGACTTCCCCATGAAGGCGGGGCTGGCCCAGAAGGAGCCGGCGATTGCCGCGCGCTGGGCGGCGATGGACCTGTATGGCAAGCTGCGCGAACGCCGCGCGGGGCGTGAGCGTTTCATCCTGCATGATGGCCCGCCCTATGCCAATGGCGACATCCATATGGGCCATGCGATGAACAAGGTGCTGAAAGACATCATCGTCCGCAGCCAGTCGTTGTTGGGTAAGGACGCGCCCTATGTGCCCGGATGGGATTGCCACGGCCTGCCGATCGAATGGAAGATCGAGGAAGAATATCGCAAGAAGAAGCTGAACAAGGACGAGGTTCCGCCGCAGGAGTTTCGCGCCCAGTGCCGCGCCTATGCCGATAAATGGGTGGACGTGCAGAAGGAGCAGTTCAAGCGTCTGGGCGTAATGGGCGATTGGGCCGATCCCTACCTGACCATGAAGTTCGACGCCGAGGCGACGATCGTCGGCGAACTGCTGAAATTCGCGGAAAGCGGCCAGCTCTATCGCGGCGCCAAGCCCGTCATGTGGTCCCCGGTCGAAAAGACCGCGCTGGCCGAGGCCGAGGTCGAATATGAGGATGTCGTGTCGACCCAGATCGACCTGGCGTTCGAGATCATGAAAGCACCGAATGCGCCAGAACTGGTCGGCGCCCATGCGGTGATCTGGACGACGACCCCATGGACGATCCCTGTGAACCAGGCGATCGCTTATGGGGAGGGGGTTGAATATGAACTTGTAAAATGGGTTGATAGCAACAATCAGACTGTGGCGGGTCCGTTCCTGATTGCTGTCGATCTCGTCGATCCGTTTCTGGCGCGTGTTGGGCATAACAGTATTTCGCGCTTCATAGGCGATGAGTTACCTAGCGGCGCGCTTCTAAATCTTAGTGGCAAGCGGATTGTCGGCTCTCAACTCGCAGGCGCTATCGCCCGCCACCCAATGCACAAGCTCGGTGGCTTTTTCGCCAAGCCTCGCCCATTCCTCGCAGCCGACCATGTCACCACCGACGCGGGCACCGGCCTTGTCCACATGTCCCCCGACCATGGCGAGGAGGATTTCATCGTCTGCAAGAAGCTGGGCATCGACCCGGTCTTCGCGGTGGACGATGGCGGCTTCTACCGCAATGACTGGGAATGGCTCCCCGGACAGGGCAGCGTCATCAACACCAAGTTCAACGGTCCTGATGGCCCGATCTGCACCGATCTGCGCGAAGCGGGGGCGTTGCTGTCCTCGGGTGAGTTCAAGCATAGCTATCCCCATAGCTGGCGATCGAAGGCGCGGATCATCTATCGCTGCACCCCGCAATGGTTCATCCCGATGGACAAGCCGCAGGGCGACGGAAGTTTTGTCGATGTCGATGGCGGCGTCCTGCCGACCCCGATCATCGCCTCCAACGGCCCGACCCTGCGCGAAGTCGCGCTCGACGCGATCGAGCAGACGCGTTGGGTGCCGGAGCGGTCGACCAACCGTATCCGATCGATGGTGGAGGGTCGCCCGGACTGGGTGATCAGCCGCCAGCGCGCCTGGGGCGTGCCGATTGCGCTCTATGTCCATCGCAAGAGTGGCCAGTATCTTGTTGATCCATTGGTGAATGATCGGATCGTTGCGGCGTTCAAGGCGGGCGGAGCAGATGCCTGGTTCGGCGCGGATCATCAGGCGCTTCTGGGGTCGGATTACGACCTTAACGACTATGAAGTCGTCAACGACATTCTCGACGTGTGGTTCGACAGCGGCTCAACGCACAGCTTCGTGGTCGAGGCGCGCTATGGTCCTGATGCCCGCGCGGACCTCTATATCGAAGGATCGGACCAGCATCGCGGCTGGTTCCAGTCTTCGCTGCTGGAAAGCTGTGGCACACGCGGTCAGGCGCCTTTTGGCGCGGTACTGACGCATGGCTTCGCGCTGGACGGCAATGGCCGCAAAATGTCCAAGAGCCTTGGCAATGTCGTCGATCCGCTCAAGATCATGGGCGAAAGCGGCGCGGACATATTGCGCGTCTGGGTCGCCAGCACCGATTATTTTGATGATGTGCGGATCGGCAAGGAAGTGCTGGCCGGGTCGTCCGACGCCTATCGCAAGCTGCGCAATAGCTTCCGCTACATGCTGGGCGCGCTGTCGGATTATGACGAAAGCGAAGCGGTCTCCTATGACGACATGCCGGAACTGGAGCGCTACATGCTCCACCGTCTGGCGGAACTGGATGCGGAACTGCGCGCTGTGGTGGACAAGGCGGCGGGCAGCGACAACTGGCTGGAATTCAGCCGCTATACTCGCGCGCTGTTCGACTTTGCCAACAGCGACCTCAGCGCCTTCTTCTTCGATATTCGCAAGGATCGCCTCTATTGCGATGCAAAGAGCGACCCCAAGCGGCGCGCCTATCGCACTGTGCTGGACACGCTGTTCCATGCGCTGGTCCGTTACGCCGCGCCGATCATCCCCTTCACCGCTGAGGAAGTGTGGCAGAGCCGCTTCCCAAGTGACGAGGATAGCGTTCATTTCCTGGAGTGGCCGGACGTCGATCATCACTGGATCAACCGTCATCTGGACGACAAATGGACCGCATTGCGCAGCCAACGCGAACAGGTGAATGAAGCGATAGAGCCGCTGCGGCGTGAGAAGATCGTGCGCTCCAGCCTGGAAGCGGACGTGACCATGGGCGAGCTGCTGCCGGTGGGCGATGTCGATTTCGCCGAGGTGGCGATCGTCGCCCGCGTGACCATGGGCGTGGGCGATGGCATCATCGTGGAGCCGTCCGACTGGCACAAATGCGGCCGCTGCTGGCGGTTGCTGCCCGAAGTCACGCAGGACGGCGCCTTGTGCGACCGTTGTGACGATGTGCTGAAGGACTGA
- the lspA gene encoding signal peptidase II, producing the protein MNSNHRPLGLTVAIGALLLDQLIKYTVTYPLALKSRADVGIDLLPFFRLRWLENRGVSMGFFHASSNGARWALVAMTMVIATFVAVWMWRERARQDVAALGLVLGGAIGNIIDRVRLGYVIDYADLHIGEWRPFLIFNLADAAITIGVLILLARALLLREKSPKTETLR; encoded by the coding sequence ATGAACTCCAATCACCGCCCGCTGGGCCTGACCGTCGCGATCGGCGCCCTGTTGCTGGACCAGCTCATCAAATATACCGTCACCTATCCGCTGGCGCTGAAATCGCGGGCGGATGTGGGCATTGATCTGCTGCCGTTCTTCCGTCTGCGCTGGCTGGAAAATCGGGGCGTTTCTATGGGCTTTTTCCATGCGTCCAGCAACGGCGCCCGCTGGGCGCTGGTGGCGATGACGATGGTGATCGCCACCTTCGTTGCCGTTTGGATGTGGCGCGAACGGGCACGGCAGGATGTGGCGGCGCTGGGCCTGGTGCTGGGTGGCGCGATCGGCAATATCATTGATCGCGTGCGGCTGGGCTATGTCATCGATTATGCCGACCTGCATATCGGCGAATGGCGACCCTTCCTGATTTTCAACCTGGCCGACGCAGCGATCACCATCGGCGTGCTGATCCTGCTTGCGCGCGCGCTGTTGCTGCGCGAAAAGAGTCCAAAGACGGAGACATTACGATAA
- a CDS encoding DUF3035 domain-containing protein, which yields MRKLFLAAGLLTGLTALSGCGSTGLFDRERPDEFAVSRQAPLVIPPDFALVPPAPGAPSSNNVDSGRAAMEAMFGGPAPRSSTETTALTAAGRASAAPGIRSAAGDPATEVVDKGAATREIIAAPEGDGQDARASVPKQ from the coding sequence ATGCGCAAGTTGTTCCTCGCTGCTGGCCTGCTAACTGGCCTTACGGCTCTTTCGGGCTGCGGCTCCACCGGCCTGTTCGACCGTGAGCGGCCCGACGAGTTCGCCGTTTCGCGGCAGGCGCCGTTGGTGATTCCGCCTGATTTCGCGCTGGTGCCGCCTGCGCCGGGTGCGCCCTCGTCCAATAACGTGGATTCGGGCCGTGCCGCGATGGAGGCCATGTTCGGTGGTCCTGCGCCGCGTAGTTCGACCGAGACCACCGCGTTGACCGCGGCTGGCCGCGCCAGTGCCGCACCGGGCATTCGCTCGGCTGCTGGTGATCCTGCGACCGAAGTGGTGGACAAGGGCGCCGCCACGCGTGAGATCATCGCCGCGCCGGAAGGTGATGGGCAGGATGCCCGGGCTTCGGTGCCGAAGCAAT